One part of the Pannonibacter sp. XCT-53 genome encodes these proteins:
- the pcaF gene encoding 3-oxoadipyl-CoA thiolase, which yields MSDAFVCDAVRTPIGRYGGALSSVRADDLAAAPLAALVSRHPGLDWSAVEDIIFGCANQAGEDNRNVARMAGLLAGLPVSVPGTTVNRLCGSGMDAVGMAARGIRAGDYDFVLAGGVESMSRAPFVMPKADTAFSRSSAVYDTTIGWRFVNPKMKAAFGIDSMPETADNVAADFGVSRADQDAFAARSQARWATAQEQGLFAQEIAPVEVKRGKGETVLVAVDEHPRPGTTAEQLAKLKGVNGPELTVTAGNASGVNDGAAALMLASEAAVARHGLTPMARVVAMAAAGVEPRVMGIGPVPAVRRVLAKAGLTLDQMDVIELNEAFAAQALAVLRQLGLADDAPHVNPNGGAIALGHPLGMSGARLVTTAAYQLQRVQGRYALCTMCIGVGQGIALILERV from the coding sequence ATGTCCGACGCCTTTGTCTGCGACGCAGTCCGCACGCCGATCGGCCGCTATGGCGGGGCGCTGTCGTCCGTCCGCGCCGACGATCTGGCCGCCGCGCCGCTGGCCGCGCTCGTGTCCCGCCACCCGGGTCTCGACTGGAGTGCGGTCGAGGACATCATCTTTGGCTGTGCCAACCAGGCCGGCGAGGACAATCGCAATGTCGCCCGCATGGCGGGGCTGCTGGCCGGGCTGCCCGTTTCGGTTCCCGGCACCACGGTCAACCGCCTCTGCGGCTCGGGCATGGATGCGGTCGGCATGGCCGCGCGGGGCATCCGGGCTGGCGACTATGACTTCGTGCTGGCGGGCGGCGTCGAGAGCATGTCGCGGGCGCCCTTCGTCATGCCGAAGGCCGACACGGCCTTTTCCCGCAGTTCTGCAGTTTACGACACCACCATCGGCTGGCGCTTCGTCAACCCGAAGATGAAGGCTGCCTTCGGCATCGACTCCATGCCGGAAACGGCGGACAATGTTGCGGCGGATTTTGGCGTATCCCGCGCGGATCAGGACGCCTTTGCAGCCCGCAGCCAGGCCCGCTGGGCCACTGCGCAGGAGCAGGGGCTCTTTGCGCAGGAGATTGCGCCGGTCGAGGTGAAGCGGGGCAAGGGCGAGACCGTCCTGGTTGCCGTTGACGAGCATCCGCGCCCGGGCACGACGGCCGAGCAGCTTGCCAAGCTCAAGGGCGTCAATGGTCCGGAGCTGACCGTGACGGCGGGCAATGCCTCCGGCGTCAATGACGGCGCTGCCGCGCTGATGCTGGCGAGCGAGGCAGCGGTGGCCCGTCACGGCCTGACGCCGATGGCGCGCGTTGTCGCGATGGCTGCGGCCGGGGTCGAGCCGCGCGTCATGGGCATCGGCCCGGTGCCGGCGGTGCGCCGGGTTCTGGCCAAGGCGGGGCTGACGCTCGACCAGATGGACGTGATCGAGCTGAACGAGGCTTTCGCGGCGCAGGCGCTGGCGGTGCTGCGCCAGCTTGGACTGGCCGACGATGCGCCCCATGTCAATCCGAACGGCGGGGCCATCGCTCTGGGGCATCCGCTCGGCATGAGCGGCGCGCGGCTGGTCACGACGGCCGCCTATCAGTTGCAGCGGGTGCAGGGGCGTTATGCGCTCTGCACCATGTGTATCGGTGTCGGGCAGGGCATTGCCCTGATCCTGGAACGGGTGTGA
- the paaB gene encoding 1,2-phenylacetyl-CoA epoxidase subunit PaaB, whose translation MNEWPLWEVFIRGQHGLSHRHVGSLHAPDAEKAIMAARDVYTRRNEGVSIWVVETRHIAASAPGDKGPLFDPSNSKAYRHPTYFDIPEEVGAM comes from the coding sequence ATGAACGAATGGCCGCTCTGGGAAGTCTTCATCCGCGGACAGCATGGCCTGTCCCACCGCCATGTCGGCAGCCTGCACGCCCCGGACGCCGAGAAGGCGATCATGGCCGCGCGGGATGTCTACACCCGGCGCAACGAGGGCGTCAGCATCTGGGTTGTCGAAACCCGCCACATCGCCGCCAGCGCTCCGGGAGACAAGGGTCCGCTGTTCGATCCCTCGAACAGCAAGGCCTACCGCCACCCGACCTATTTCGACATCCCCGAAGAAGTCGGAGCCATGTGA
- the gltX gene encoding glutamate--tRNA ligase produces the protein MADQIVTRFAPSPTGYLHIGGARTALFNWLYAKHTGGKMLLRIEDTDRARSTEAAVAALIDGLNWLGLAWDGEPVSQFGRVKRHQEVVAEMLARGTAYKCYCTPQELDEMREKARAEGRPPRYDGRWRDRDASEAPAGVAPAIRLRAPLDGETVIEDQVQGRVVFPNKDLDDLVLLRSDGVPTYMLAVVVDDHDMGVTHIIRGDDHLTNAARQKLIYQAMDWDVPVMAHIPLIHGPDGAKLSKRHGALGAEAYRAMGYLPAAMRNYLARLGWSHGDDEIMSTEQMIEWFGLEAIGKSPSRFDFKKLENLNGHYMRATPDAELLAHWKACLAHVEGGASVLDWMAGPGNADKVLAALPGLKERAKTLVELTDSASYLWRQRPLDVEEKAAALLDADGKAILAGLLPLLSADAEWSLTSTETIVKAYAEAQGLKLGKVAQPLRAALTGRSTSPGIYDVLVVLGKDEALGRIADQAA, from the coding sequence ATGGCCGACCAGATCGTCACCCGCTTTGCCCCCTCGCCCACCGGCTACCTCCACATCGGCGGCGCCCGCACCGCGCTGTTCAACTGGCTCTATGCCAAGCACACGGGCGGCAAGATGCTGCTGCGCATCGAGGACACGGACCGGGCGCGCTCGACCGAGGCGGCCGTGGCCGCACTGATCGACGGCCTCAACTGGCTCGGCCTTGCCTGGGATGGCGAGCCGGTGTCGCAGTTCGGCCGGGTCAAGCGGCATCAGGAGGTGGTGGCCGAGATGCTGGCCCGCGGCACGGCCTACAAGTGCTACTGCACGCCGCAGGAACTGGACGAGATGCGCGAGAAGGCCCGCGCCGAGGGTCGTCCGCCGCGCTATGACGGGCGCTGGCGGGACCGGGACGCCTCCGAGGCGCCGGCCGGCGTTGCCCCGGCCATCCGCCTGCGCGCGCCGCTCGACGGCGAGACCGTGATCGAGGACCAGGTGCAGGGCCGGGTCGTGTTCCCGAACAAGGACCTGGATGACCTCGTCCTGCTGCGCTCCGACGGCGTGCCGACCTACATGCTGGCGGTGGTGGTCGACGACCATGACATGGGCGTCACCCACATCATCCGCGGCGACGATCACCTGACCAACGCGGCGCGCCAGAAGCTGATCTATCAGGCGATGGACTGGGACGTGCCGGTGATGGCGCATATCCCGCTGATCCATGGTCCGGACGGGGCCAAGCTGTCGAAGCGCCACGGCGCGCTCGGGGCCGAGGCCTACCGCGCCATGGGCTATCTGCCGGCGGCGATGCGCAACTATCTCGCCCGCCTCGGCTGGAGCCATGGCGATGACGAGATCATGTCGACCGAGCAGATGATCGAGTGGTTCGGCCTCGAGGCGATCGGCAAGTCGCCGTCGCGTTTCGACTTCAAGAAGCTCGAGAACCTGAACGGGCATTACATGCGCGCGACGCCCGACGCGGAGCTGCTGGCGCACTGGAAGGCGTGCCTCGCCCATGTCGAGGGCGGGGCGAGCGTGCTGGACTGGATGGCCGGGCCCGGCAACGCCGACAAGGTGCTTGCCGCCCTGCCGGGGCTGAAGGAACGGGCAAAGACGCTGGTCGAGCTGACCGACAGCGCCTCCTACCTGTGGCGCCAGCGCCCGCTCGATGTGGAGGAAAAGGCCGCCGCCCTTCTCGACGCCGATGGCAAGGCGATTCTCGCCGGTCTGCTGCCGCTGCTGTCGGCCGATGCGGAGTGGTCGCTGACCAGCACGGAGACCATCGTCAAGGCCTATGCGGAGGCCCAGGGCCTGAAGCTCGGCAAGGTCGCCCAGCCGCTGCGCGCCGCCCTCACCGGGCGCAGCACCTCGCCTGGAATCTATGACGTGCTGGTGGTCCTGGGCAAGGATGAGGCATTGGGCCGCATCGCGGATCAGGCCGCCTGA
- the lexA gene encoding transcriptional repressor LexA, whose amino-acid sequence MLTRKQHELLMFIHERLKETGVPPSFDEMKDALDLRSKSGIHRLITALEERGFIRRLPNRARAMEVVRLPDSMTPGLAAPRGKGFAPSVIEGSLGKAQTPPPPRAAEPEMPAGISTIPVMGRIAAGVPIEAIQTHSHTISVPQDLIGRGEHFALEVRGDSMIEAGILDGDTVLIRRTDSAESGDIVVALVDDEEATLKRLRKKGASIALEAANPAYETRIFGPGRVRVQGKLVALFRQY is encoded by the coding sequence ATGCTGACCCGCAAGCAACATGAACTGCTCATGTTCATCCACGAGAGGCTGAAAGAGACCGGCGTGCCGCCCTCCTTCGACGAGATGAAGGACGCGCTCGACCTCCGGTCGAAGTCGGGCATCCATCGCCTCATCACCGCCCTCGAGGAGCGCGGCTTCATCCGGCGCCTGCCCAACCGGGCGCGGGCCATGGAGGTGGTGCGCCTGCCGGACTCCATGACGCCCGGCCTTGCCGCGCCGCGCGGCAAGGGCTTCGCGCCCTCCGTGATCGAGGGCTCGCTCGGCAAGGCGCAGACGCCGCCACCGCCGCGCGCGGCCGAGCCCGAGATGCCGGCCGGTATCAGCACCATCCCGGTGATGGGCCGGATTGCCGCGGGCGTGCCGATCGAGGCGATCCAGACCCACAGCCACACCATTTCCGTGCCGCAGGACCTGATCGGACGCGGCGAGCACTTCGCACTCGAGGTGCGCGGCGATTCCATGATCGAGGCCGGCATCCTCGATGGCGACACGGTGCTGATCCGGCGCACGGATTCGGCCGAGAGCGGCGACATCGTCGTGGCCCTGGTCGATGACGAGGAAGCGACCCTGAAGCGCCTGCGCAAGAAGGGAGCCTCCATCGCGCTGGAGGCGGCCAATCCGGCCTACGAGACCCGGATCTTCGGTCCCGGCCGCGTGCGCGTGCAGGGCAAGCTGGTCGCGCTGTTCCGGCAGTACTGA
- a CDS encoding PaaX family transcriptional regulator C-terminal domain-containing protein, which produces MPDQSATDEAGERAAPRTGGAADAVAALVDAFAARRPLRAGAFIVTLYGDVVVPRGGSLWVGHVIEACARVGISETLVRTAASRLVAAGRLEGTRVGRLGYYGLTAAAHEEFAAAADRLYALPRDGSGPATFTLALQAGSAAGEPPDRASGFVPLAPGVALAAGHRPVPAGWAGLTAASDDLQGHDSLRAAVRQVWALDDLEAGYAAFIDRFSRLSDLLAAGDRLADGLTALSARLLLVHGFRALALRDPDLPPAALPQDWAGDRARRLFARLYLALSPAADAQVSSFTGLEGALEAVTPGVRARHARLGG; this is translated from the coding sequence ATGCCAGACCAGTCCGCCACCGACGAAGCGGGGGAGCGCGCCGCGCCCCGGACGGGCGGCGCCGCCGATGCGGTTGCCGCGCTTGTCGATGCGTTTGCCGCCCGCCGCCCGTTGCGGGCCGGGGCCTTCATCGTCACGCTCTATGGCGATGTGGTCGTCCCCCGGGGCGGCTCCCTGTGGGTCGGGCATGTGATCGAGGCCTGTGCCCGCGTCGGCATCAGCGAGACGCTGGTGCGCACCGCCGCGTCGCGGCTGGTGGCTGCCGGCAGGCTGGAAGGCACGCGGGTTGGGCGGCTTGGCTATTACGGCCTGACTGCGGCGGCACATGAGGAGTTTGCCGCGGCGGCCGACCGGCTCTATGCCCTGCCGCGCGATGGTTCGGGACCTGCCACCTTCACCCTGGCCCTGCAGGCCGGGTCGGCAGCCGGGGAGCCACCGGACCGGGCAAGCGGCTTCGTGCCGCTGGCGCCGGGGGTGGCCCTGGCGGCGGGGCATCGACCGGTTCCCGCCGGCTGGGCCGGGCTCACGGCCGCCTCCGACGACCTGCAGGGGCATGACAGCCTGCGTGCGGCGGTGCGGCAGGTCTGGGCCCTGGACGATCTCGAGGCGGGCTATGCCGCCTTCATCGACCGGTTCAGCCGCCTTTCGGACCTGCTGGCGGCCGGTGACCGGCTCGCGGATGGGCTGACGGCCCTGTCGGCCCGGCTGCTCCTCGTCCACGGCTTTCGCGCGCTGGCCCTGAGGGACCCGGACCTGCCGCCCGCGGCCTTGCCGCAGGACTGGGCGGGCGACCGGGCGCGGCGGCTCTTCGCCCGCCTCTATCTCGCGCTGAGCCCGGCTGCGGATGCGCAGGTGTCGAGCTTCACCGGGCTCGAGGGGGCGCTCGAGGCGGTGACCCCCGGGGTGCGGGCGCGGCACGCCCGTCTGGGCGGCTGA
- a CDS encoding ComEC/Rec2 family competence protein, protein MRQGEETAPEDGRADDAPQPSHAPAGSLRSRARAAAGAWPPARALRIWWNPRRPSPDARAAPPAARRSAEDHRLLHVAFAFAAGVGLYFSLPQEPAPGVLLGLAGALAAWIAHRHLGGRTSVPLLLLAALACGLAAGALRTATVAAPVLQTARSTTLTGTVLSLTPTASGSQLVLAVETADGLGRQTPPARVRLSQRGSQGEGLLPGDRLRLSARLLPPSGPVRPGSYDFAFAAFYQGIGATGFAFGTPERLQPRADSRVLDALAAVDRLRHAVAREAEAVLGPGDASAIVAALLVGLRGHISEAADADLREAGLSHVLSISGLHMVLFAGGMYWVVLAGLALVPGFALRLPLHRIAAGAALLAATCYLFLSGASVPTQRSYLMIALVFIGLMTGRRGLSLRSVALAALVLLAWRPEDLFSPGFQMSFAAVICLIAAYDDHGRHRRASRDRRKARRPAGPLAAVLGGLWLWLAGLTATSLIAGLATGVIGAYHFDRLSPYGLVGNLLAMPAVSLLVMPAGVAAFLLQPLGLAAPALHVMGEGIGIMLSAARFTAGLSDTDGVIGALPAGAALALTGAVFWGFLAEGRWRLLAAVPTVAGLVLWAAHRPPDLYIGERGTQVAARDADGVLRVNGGRIGFAAEVWLTGEGIADRHFSAHRPVPAQTRCDPLGCVIDAHSPGQSRPAPTGSARPDAPTRAPASISTSIPASAPVIAAASAPLGEPARLSVKAPIGAPISVPVSAKAELPVGAPARAPATRAAPVSAADPEAGSRLDADPMNPLGPGADRGSGPRPSPGVQTGSHAAHPTDLQTDLLAGLLADRQTALQADLVAGPRSGNHPGLRSGPAGAGPSGAGPDQEAGQDQGAGQDERAGQDEGAGRGPDSDQPDAPPLRIALSRKLEALESDCARADILVTALTAPPGCAAPLIFDASRRDLGVVAIWLADDAALPDANQTGGEQASSAPAQTDLTQTALAQTDPAQTDPAQTHPAQTAPMQTDPRQTDPAQPGPGRTDPGRSQPLGHDPARPELARPQLMRPELVRPDPSRPDVTRLATLRIERIAYSRPPGHRPWQLPVGRGGPLPSAPTLPDPALPDTSPPDTSPPDPAPPDPDGDPGAAPAP, encoded by the coding sequence ATGCGTCAGGGCGAGGAGACAGCCCCGGAAGACGGTCGCGCGGATGACGCCCCGCAGCCCTCGCACGCCCCCGCCGGGTCATTGCGGTCACGGGCCCGCGCCGCCGCCGGGGCCTGGCCGCCGGCACGGGCGCTGCGCATCTGGTGGAACCCGCGCCGCCCGTCGCCGGATGCCCGCGCCGCTCCGCCGGCCGCGCGACGCTCGGCGGAAGACCATCGGCTGCTGCACGTTGCCTTTGCCTTTGCCGCCGGCGTCGGCCTCTATTTCAGCCTGCCGCAGGAACCGGCGCCTGGCGTCCTTCTCGGGCTCGCCGGAGCGCTCGCGGCCTGGATCGCCCATCGGCATCTCGGCGGCCGGACGAGTGTGCCGCTGCTGCTGCTTGCCGCGCTGGCCTGCGGCCTTGCGGCCGGGGCACTGCGCACGGCAACGGTGGCCGCACCGGTCCTGCAGACGGCCCGCAGCACGACCCTGACCGGGACGGTGCTCTCGCTTACGCCCACCGCGAGCGGCAGCCAGCTCGTTCTCGCGGTGGAGACGGCGGACGGGCTCGGCCGGCAGACGCCGCCCGCCCGGGTCCGTCTGAGCCAGCGCGGCAGCCAGGGCGAGGGGCTCCTGCCGGGCGACCGGCTGCGGCTCTCGGCCCGCCTGCTGCCGCCCTCCGGTCCGGTCCGTCCCGGCAGCTACGACTTTGCCTTTGCGGCCTTCTACCAGGGCATCGGGGCGACCGGCTTTGCCTTCGGCACGCCCGAACGGCTGCAGCCGCGCGCCGACAGCCGGGTGCTCGACGCGCTTGCCGCGGTCGACCGCCTGCGCCACGCCGTTGCCCGCGAGGCGGAGGCCGTGCTGGGACCGGGCGACGCCAGCGCCATCGTCGCCGCCCTCCTCGTCGGGCTGCGCGGACACATCTCGGAGGCCGCCGATGCCGACCTGCGGGAGGCCGGCCTGTCGCATGTGCTCTCGATCTCCGGCCTGCACATGGTGCTGTTTGCCGGCGGCATGTACTGGGTGGTGCTGGCCGGACTGGCGCTGGTCCCGGGCTTCGCGCTGCGCCTGCCGCTGCACCGGATCGCGGCTGGCGCAGCCCTCCTGGCGGCGACCTGCTACCTGTTCCTCTCCGGGGCGAGCGTTCCGACCCAGCGGTCCTACCTGATGATCGCGCTTGTCTTCATCGGCCTGATGACCGGCCGGCGGGGGCTCAGCCTGCGCAGTGTCGCCCTGGCGGCCCTTGTTCTGCTGGCCTGGCGGCCGGAGGATCTGTTCTCGCCCGGCTTCCAGATGTCCTTTGCTGCCGTCATCTGCCTGATCGCCGCCTATGACGACCACGGCCGGCATCGCCGGGCGAGCCGGGACCGGCGCAAGGCACGCCGGCCGGCCGGTCCTCTTGCCGCAGTGCTCGGCGGGCTCTGGCTGTGGCTTGCCGGCCTTACGGCCACCTCGCTCATTGCCGGCCTCGCGACCGGGGTCATCGGGGCCTATCATTTCGACCGGTTGTCGCCCTATGGCCTTGTCGGCAACCTGCTCGCCATGCCGGCCGTGTCGCTTCTGGTGATGCCGGCCGGGGTCGCGGCCTTCCTGCTGCAGCCTCTCGGCCTTGCCGCACCGGCGCTGCATGTCATGGGCGAGGGCATCGGGATCATGCTCTCGGCCGCCCGCTTCACCGCAGGTCTGAGCGACACGGACGGCGTCATCGGAGCGCTTCCCGCCGGAGCGGCGCTGGCGCTCACGGGGGCCGTGTTCTGGGGCTTCCTGGCCGAGGGCCGCTGGCGGCTCCTCGCCGCAGTGCCGACCGTGGCCGGACTGGTGCTGTGGGCCGCGCATCGCCCGCCCGATCTCTACATCGGCGAACGGGGCACCCAGGTGGCGGCGCGCGATGCCGACGGGGTGTTGCGGGTCAATGGCGGCCGCATCGGGTTTGCCGCCGAAGTCTGGCTGACCGGAGAGGGCATTGCGGACCGGCATTTCTCAGCCCACAGGCCTGTCCCGGCGCAAACGCGCTGCGACCCGCTCGGCTGCGTCATCGACGCCCACTCACCCGGGCAGAGCCGACCCGCTCCGACCGGCAGTGCGCGCCCCGACGCCCCGACACGCGCCCCGGCCAGCATCTCGACCAGTATCCCGGCGAGCGCCCCCGTCATCGCTGCGGCCAGCGCCCCCCTCGGCGAACCGGCCCGGCTTTCGGTCAAGGCCCCAATCGGCGCCCCAATCAGCGTCCCAGTCAGCGCAAAAGCCGAACTCCCCGTCGGCGCGCCGGCCCGCGCGCCGGCCACCCGAGCCGCACCGGTCAGCGCGGCTGACCCGGAGGCTGGCTCAAGGCTGGACGCGGACCCTATGAATCCCCTCGGCCCGGGCGCTGACCGAGGCTCCGGACCTCGTCCCTCTCCGGGCGTCCAGACTGGCAGCCACGCTGCCCACCCCACTGACCTCCAGACTGACCTCCTGGCTGGCCTGCTGGCTGACCGCCAGACGGCCCTCCAGGCTGACCTCGTGGCTGGCCCCCGTTCTGGAAACCATCCGGGCCTTCGCTCTGGCCCCGCCGGTGCTGGCCCTTCCGGTGCTGGCCCGGACCAAGAGGCAGGCCAGGATCAAGGAGCAGGTCAGGATGAAAGAGCAGGCCAGGATGAAGGAGCAGGCCGGGGCCCGGACAGCGATCAGCCCGACGCCCCGCCGCTTCGCATTGCGCTGAGCCGCAAGCTTGAGGCGCTGGAAAGCGACTGTGCCCGCGCCGACATTCTCGTCACGGCACTGACCGCACCGCCCGGATGCGCTGCGCCGCTGATCTTCGATGCGTCGCGCCGCGACCTCGGTGTCGTGGCGATCTGGCTCGCGGACGACGCGGCTCTGCCCGACGCCAATCAGACGGGAGGGGAGCAGGCCAGCAGTGCCCCGGCCCAAACAGACCTTACCCAAACTGCCCTGGCCCAAACCGACCCGGCTCAAACCGACCCGGCGCAAACGCACCCGGCCCAAACTGCGCCAATGCAAACGGACCCGCGACAGACGGATCCGGCCCAGCCTGGCCCCGGCCGGACCGATCCGGGCCGCAGCCAGCCTCTCGGCCATGACCCTGCCAGACCTGAACTTGCCAGACCTCAACTTATGAGACCTGAACTTGTGAGACCTGACCCTTCGAGACCTGACGTCACCAGGTTGGCGACACTCAGGATCGAACGCATCGCCTACAGCCGCCCGCCGGGACACCGCCCCTGGCAGTTGCCCGTGGGACGGGGAGGCCCGCTCCCGTCGGCTCCCACTTTGCCTGATCCCGCTCTGCCTGATACCAGTCCACCTGATACCAGTCCACCTGATCCCGCTCCGCCGGACCCAGACGGCGATCCCGGCGCCGCCCCGGCCCCCTGA
- the paaC gene encoding 1,2-phenylacetyl-CoA epoxidase subunit PaaC, whose protein sequence is MGDLPLTDLCLRMGDTCLILAQRTSEWVGHAPILEEDIGLANIALDLVGQTQLWLGLAAELEGKGRSADDLAYRRDQGAFRNLLIAELPNGDFGRTLMRQYLVDAWHYPMLKALATSPEPRIAEIAEKALKEVSYHLARSADLVISLGDGTPESHARMQAALDDLWAYTGEMLTADDIDTALAEAGVGPDLAAIATAWHAHVDETLARATLDKPASGYMHKGGKHGRHSEHLGYILAEMQFLQRAYPGATW, encoded by the coding sequence ATGGGTGACCTGCCGCTGACCGATCTCTGCCTCAGGATGGGCGACACCTGCCTGATCCTGGCGCAGCGCACCTCCGAATGGGTCGGCCACGCGCCGATCCTTGAGGAAGACATCGGCCTTGCCAACATTGCCCTCGACCTGGTCGGGCAGACCCAGCTCTGGCTGGGTCTGGCAGCCGAGCTGGAGGGCAAGGGCCGTTCCGCCGACGATCTCGCCTATCGCCGTGATCAGGGCGCCTTCCGCAACCTGCTCATCGCAGAACTGCCCAACGGCGACTTCGGTCGCACGCTGATGCGCCAGTATCTGGTCGATGCCTGGCATTATCCGATGCTGAAGGCGCTGGCGACCTCGCCGGAGCCGCGCATCGCCGAGATCGCCGAGAAGGCTCTGAAGGAGGTGTCCTACCACCTCGCCCGCAGCGCGGATCTCGTCATCTCGCTCGGGGACGGCACGCCCGAGAGCCACGCGCGCATGCAGGCCGCCCTGGACGATCTCTGGGCCTATACCGGCGAAATGCTGACGGCCGACGACATCGACACGGCTCTGGCCGAGGCGGGCGTTGGCCCCGACCTCGCCGCCATCGCCACCGCCTGGCATGCCCATGTGGACGAGACGCTGGCCCGTGCCACCCTGGACAAGCCGGCCTCCGGCTACATGCACAAGGGCGGCAAGCATGGGCGCCACAGCGAGCACCTTGGCTACATCCTGGCCGAGATGCAGTTCCTGCAGCGCGCCTATCCCGGCGCCACCTGGTGA
- the paaA gene encoding 1,2-phenylacetyl-CoA epoxidase subunit PaaA, whose translation MYAQMVKTDASRVKTLEEMNADERTFQQRLDDGIKIEPKDWMPEGYRKTLIRQISQHAHSEIVGQLPEANWITRAPTLERKAILLAKVQDEAGHGLYLYCAAETLGVSRDELLEQLHSGKAKYSSIFNYPTLNWADVGMIGWLVDGAAIMNQVPLQRCSYGPYSRAMIRICKEESFHQRQGYDALVKMCREGTPEQKEMAQDSINRWWWPALMMFGPSDADSVHSAQSMAWKIKINSNDELRQKFVDQTVPQAEYLGLTIPDPDLKWNEEKGGYDFGAIDWAEFYEVIKGNGPCNRERLAARVKAWDDGAWYREGLLAHARKKQAARAAAEAAARTAA comes from the coding sequence ATGTACGCACAGATGGTGAAGACCGACGCCAGCCGGGTGAAGACCCTGGAAGAGATGAACGCCGACGAGCGCACCTTCCAGCAACGGCTCGACGACGGCATCAAGATCGAGCCGAAGGACTGGATGCCGGAAGGCTACCGCAAGACCCTGATCCGGCAGATCTCGCAGCATGCCCATTCGGAGATCGTCGGCCAGCTGCCGGAAGCCAACTGGATCACCCGCGCCCCGACGCTGGAGCGCAAGGCGATCCTGCTGGCCAAGGTGCAGGACGAGGCCGGCCATGGCCTCTATCTCTACTGCGCCGCCGAGACGCTGGGCGTCTCGCGCGACGAGCTGCTGGAGCAGCTGCACTCGGGCAAGGCCAAGTATTCCTCGATCTTCAACTATCCGACGCTGAACTGGGCCGATGTCGGCATGATCGGCTGGCTGGTGGATGGCGCGGCGATCATGAACCAGGTGCCGCTGCAGCGCTGCTCCTACGGTCCCTACAGCCGCGCGATGATCCGCATCTGCAAGGAAGAGAGCTTCCACCAGCGTCAGGGCTATGACGCCCTGGTCAAGATGTGCCGCGAAGGCACGCCGGAGCAGAAGGAAATGGCGCAGGATTCCATCAATCGCTGGTGGTGGCCGGCGCTGATGATGTTCGGCCCCTCCGACGCGGACTCGGTGCATTCCGCCCAGTCCATGGCCTGGAAGATCAAGATCAATTCCAACGACGAACTGCGCCAGAAATTCGTCGACCAGACCGTGCCCCAGGCCGAATACCTGGGCCTGACCATCCCCGATCCGGACCTGAAGTGGAACGAGGAGAAGGGCGGCTACGACTTCGGTGCGATCGACTGGGCCGAGTTCTACGAGGTCATCAAGGGCAACGGTCCCTGCAACAGGGAGCGCCTCGCGGCCCGCGTGAAGGCCTGGGACGACGGTGCCTGGTACCGGGAGGGCCTGCTGGCCCATGCCCGCAAGAAGCAGGCCGCCCGCGCGGCGGCCGAGGCTGCTGCCCGGACTGCGGCCTGA